TCAAGATCTTCCTTGCCTGCATCAGTAAGTTGCTGAATGTCTGTCTGGTGGCCAGGGATGGCGACGGCAGCAGCAAATGAGAAACCAGTGCAGCAGCACTTGTACTTCTCGAGCTGTGGTGAGGAGGACAGTAGTGACAGCAGTGTGGAAGACTGGGCCTCCACAAGTGTGTTCTTAAGAAGTCCATCCTCTGCCTGCCAAACTCCAAGAGTGCAGCGCCACCGCCCCAGGAGTAATGCCATCTCGCCAACTGTGCCCATCTCCCCAATACCTTATGCTGCCTGGAGGAAGCTGAGGCTCTGTGATTCCCCCAATACACCGAAGGTAATATGGCAGCCTTTGCTGCATTGCTTTAGAGCAATGGCTTGGACGTTAAATAAGTTGCAGCACTAAACGTTCATTCCCTGCCCTCAGAGTTTGCTGTCCAAGTCAGCACTGCCTTACTCGAATGGCAAGCCATGTCGCAGCCAGAAAGTGTTCTGCCGGCCTGCCCAAGCACCCTCTGTCAATGTTAACCCTTTCACGCCAGACACCGTGCAGAGAAACAGTGTGCACTATAAGAGGAAGAACTGCAGAAGTGATGATGGACACCGGTAACAAAAGCTTCTATAAGCAAAAAAAAGTTCCTGATCAGATGTCCTCTGGTTGCAGATCATGTTCTCAAACCTGCCACGTTTTCTCCTTCCAGGTCAAAGGAAACTCAAACTTCATCAGAAGATGAGGGCTATTTTCTTCCCTCAAAGGTATGGCATTAGACATTTCTGGAAATGCTATGTACTGTTTTTCCTTGCTGGGCCTGTGCAAACACTTGCCTATAGTGTTTGATGTCTAATATCTATAGATtatgtaaaacactcatgtccattagGAAATCTGCCACTCATGGAAAATATGAGCTATATCTGGGACCTGGAGAACCAAAATGGTGACCAAgatctgtcacttgtgaggaactcCATGTATTTTGATAAACTTGCGTACTTCATGAATGCCTAGATGATAAAAAGGACAATTGCACGTTGGCTTGAGGCTCTGGCGTCTCTTTTCGTGTTAAACTCGTATTATTTTTGTACAAAATGcaccacggatctgagtgacctcactcccagtgtttttcctgCTGATGAGATGCATGCTgccaatggcaaactggttcaaaatgtgtggggtgtgggtttttttttttttggggtgtgtgtgtgtgtgtgtgctgtatccGCATAATGCAAAACATATTATATGGTTGTATGAAGATGTTGtctatcttgtgttgaaaatatttttcactACACTCACTTGTGATCACCATTTGAAGATAAACTTtcatattacacagttgcacaaagatatTCTCTATATATAATACTAAATGGATCTAATCGGCCAATATTAAGTCCTTGTGAATGTCAGTGTTTCTGCTTGGGGGGAAAAACAGCTGTGAATCTTGTGCTATTATGAACCGTTAATAATACTGTGGctcttgggcatcacttgctttaTCACTCAAGAGCCAACAAAGAAAGGTCCTTGACTTTACCGTTGCATAACGGTAAAGAAGCCACATGACAAAGCAGCTTTCTCTCATGAGTCGAGGTTGATATGCTAACGGGtggggtggctttttttttttttttttttttttttttttaaaccatcctGCTGAATCTAAAACGAATAATAAAATGGATGTTTTTATGTAAGCTGTTGTGTTCCAGTCTGAAGCCTAGATTTGCGTATGATGGGTGTACGCCCACATACAGTAGTATTATTACATGCAGTACTTGGAGTTTCTGGGTTCCTTTAGAAGGTACAACCATCTTCACATTGATTGCATTAAATACAATATGCAAACCATTTGTTGGTGTGGCTTTTATTAGTTGTGCAACACTTGTTCCTTTAAATCTGTGAGCTTGTCTGTGGCTATGAATGAGGAagttatgtgggttttttttttttgagccagTGTATAGGGCAAAAATGTTAGGAGCCTCTTAATTGGTGTTGGTGAGCCATTTTTATACTTGTCATGGCTTACTCGTGAAAATCTACACAAAAACGCAACAATCTGTTGATAGAACTTTCATCCAGGCTCTGTGTTCTTCCTTCTATCTGTCGGCACCCAGAGACCAGCAGTGCCAGCCCTCATGCTATCACGTTATGAGAGCGAGTTCCTGGAACTGGGCCGGATTGGCGTGGGCGAGTTTGGTGCGGTGTATTGCTGTCTGAAGAGGCTGGATGGCTGCATGTATGCCATTAAACGTTTGCGCAGGCCACTTGCTGGTTCTGCCAATGAGTAAGTGTACACCAGATCTGTCAGGATAGGggtgggtttttaaaaaaaaaaaaaccctggccaCAGTGATTCTGTCTTACAAATTGATGTGGTATGTCTATGAATGAACAAATGTGTAGAGATTGTTGAAAGGCTTAAAATCTGAGGCTCAAAGTTACTTGGGTATGTGTTCTTTGTTTTTGTCTGCAGGCAGCTGGCCTTAAAAGAGGTATATGCCCATGCTGTGTTGGGACATCACCCACATGTTGTGCGCTACTACTCTGCTTGGGCAGAAGATGATCATATGATTATTCAAAATGAGTACTGTGATGGTACTGTGGAGTTTCCTTTGCTGTAATTTCTCAAGCTTTTGCCAACTACTAGACCTCTGTGCACAGTTACAATATACCCATATGGTATCATTAAAATATTGTTTGTTTTGTAGGTGGGAGCCTCCATGATCTTATATCGGAGAAAGGAGAACAGGGTGAGTTCTTTCAGGAGCCAGAGTTGAGGGATTTGCTGCTTCAGGTCTCGATGGGACTCAAATACATCCATGCGTCAGGGCTTGTGCATCTAGATGTCAAACCCAGTGAGCTTTTTTCCAACTCTTTCTTGCCACATTCTCAGTTTCTTTTTAGAGTTCAGCTTGAGAAAATGTGTTCTCTGCTGTTGAGGTAACATATTCATAAGCTATCAGCCTAGCTCCAGTACTAGTGGTGTAGGAGACAGCGAAGAGGAAGATGATGGGAACACATCAGGGGTAGTCTACAAAATTGGTAAGTAATTTCAATCACGACTGTTCAGGATGGCTTGTATCgctacagactttttttttttttttttaaatggcaccATCTGCCTGCTTTTGGTACATGTCCTTCTCATTGTAGGGGATCTTGGTCATGTGACCTCCATCGCAAGTCCTCAGGTGGAGGAGGGGGACAGCCGCTTCCTAGCATGTGAAGTTTTGCAAGAGGTACCCTGGGGGTGGGAGCAATGCCTTTGTGAAAGTAGGGGTGTGTACACTACATAAGCAATCATGATCCTAGACAACATGCCCCTAATCCCAAGTGCTGCATGTGACCAATAAGAAGAAATGAGGTGGTGgccctatagatgacttgcaaccacgtgatcaaaatgcgtTCTGTCATGAgcatccaccatgatggtggatatacagagCAACTAGGATGGTAGCTGCTGGAAgtgtgtaaacaatgctgaatttctc
The genomic region above belongs to Neoarius graeffei isolate fNeoGra1 chromosome 6, fNeoGra1.pri, whole genome shotgun sequence and contains:
- the wee2 gene encoding wee1-like protein kinase 2 isoform X2 — translated: MSVWWPGMATAAANEKPVQQHLYFSSCGEEDSSDSSVEDWASTSVFLRSPSSACQTPRVQRHRPRSNAISPTVPISPIPYAAWRKLRLCDSPNTPKSLLSKSALPYSNGKPCRSQKVFCRPAQAPSVNVNPFTPDTVQRNSVHYKRKNCRSDDGHRSKETQTSSEDEGYFLPSKRPAVPALMLSRYESEFLELGRIGVGEFGAVYCCLKRLDGCMYAIKRLRRPLAGSANEQLALKEVYAHAVLGHHPHVVRYYSAWAEDDHMIIQNEYCDGGSLHDLISEKGEQGEFFQEPELRDLLLQVSMGLKYIHASGLVHLDVKPSNIFISYQPSSSTSGVGDSEEEDDGNTSGVVYKIGDLGHVTSIASPQVEEGDSRFLACEVLQEDYTHLPKADIFALSLTVLVAAGAPPLPQNGDEWHHLRQGHLPSLPHELMPAFRSLLQTMLDPDPTMRPSAPALCRHPVLRKERAGKLAAQLRRELNVEKFRTAMLERELQEARLAAVSPQQPAHAVGCTTLHSGSHPGPGRKLVGRNTTRSMSFGCLGH
- the wee2 gene encoding wee1-like protein kinase 2 isoform X1, with the protein product MEELVSKLPKTSNGMATAAANEKPVQQHLYFSSCGEEDSSDSSVEDWASTSVFLRSPSSACQTPRVQRHRPRSNAISPTVPISPIPYAAWRKLRLCDSPNTPKSLLSKSALPYSNGKPCRSQKVFCRPAQAPSVNVNPFTPDTVQRNSVHYKRKNCRSDDGHRSKETQTSSEDEGYFLPSKRPAVPALMLSRYESEFLELGRIGVGEFGAVYCCLKRLDGCMYAIKRLRRPLAGSANEQLALKEVYAHAVLGHHPHVVRYYSAWAEDDHMIIQNEYCDGGSLHDLISEKGEQGEFFQEPELRDLLLQVSMGLKYIHASGLVHLDVKPSNIFISYQPSSSTSGVGDSEEEDDGNTSGVVYKIGDLGHVTSIASPQVEEGDSRFLACEVLQEDYTHLPKADIFALSLTVLVAAGAPPLPQNGDEWHHLRQGHLPSLPHELMPAFRSLLQTMLDPDPTMRPSAPALCRHPVLRKERAGKLAAQLRRELNVEKFRTAMLERELQEARLAAVSPQQPAHAVGCTTLHSGSHPGPGRKLVGRNTTRSMSFGCLGH
- the wee2 gene encoding wee1-like protein kinase 2 isoform X3, yielding MATAAANEKPVQQHLYFSSCGEEDSSDSSVEDWASTSVFLRSPSSACQTPRVQRHRPRSNAISPTVPISPIPYAAWRKLRLCDSPNTPKSLLSKSALPYSNGKPCRSQKVFCRPAQAPSVNVNPFTPDTVQRNSVHYKRKNCRSDDGHRSKETQTSSEDEGYFLPSKRPAVPALMLSRYESEFLELGRIGVGEFGAVYCCLKRLDGCMYAIKRLRRPLAGSANEQLALKEVYAHAVLGHHPHVVRYYSAWAEDDHMIIQNEYCDGGSLHDLISEKGEQGEFFQEPELRDLLLQVSMGLKYIHASGLVHLDVKPSNIFISYQPSSSTSGVGDSEEEDDGNTSGVVYKIGDLGHVTSIASPQVEEGDSRFLACEVLQEDYTHLPKADIFALSLTVLVAAGAPPLPQNGDEWHHLRQGHLPSLPHELMPAFRSLLQTMLDPDPTMRPSAPALCRHPVLRKERAGKLAAQLRRELNVEKFRTAMLERELQEARLAAVSPQQPAHAVGCTTLHSGSHPGPGRKLVGRNTTRSMSFGCLGH